In Oceaniferula marina, the following proteins share a genomic window:
- the tsaB gene encoding tRNA (adenosine(37)-N6)-threonylcarbamoyltransferase complex dimerization subunit type 1 TsaB translates to MHAILALETSVAQASVVLWLDGGIHFEQTFTTDRSHNSMIFDPLEEALGILGKKRLDLVVAGTGPGSYSGTRVGIAAGQGLAIAHKCPAVGIGSLGATPEARAEGPSIAIGDARRGLYYLSTIQNSGEASEPELMDAAAFQQRLTEAADHRLFTLDDPDKLGLDENLRARVIRSRPEARWLLDLWLHLPADRQQALHTTPLAPAYLRPPFTSKAKPGHPLLR, encoded by the coding sequence ATGCACGCCATCCTCGCCCTCGAAACATCGGTCGCCCAAGCCAGTGTGGTCCTCTGGCTCGACGGAGGGATTCATTTTGAACAAACATTCACCACCGATCGCAGCCACAATTCGATGATTTTCGACCCCTTGGAAGAAGCTCTCGGCATCCTGGGCAAAAAGCGACTCGACCTCGTTGTCGCCGGAACCGGCCCGGGCAGTTACAGCGGCACCCGGGTCGGCATCGCCGCCGGCCAAGGGCTCGCCATCGCCCACAAGTGCCCGGCCGTTGGCATCGGATCACTCGGAGCCACCCCGGAAGCGAGAGCCGAAGGCCCCAGTATAGCCATAGGTGACGCCCGTCGCGGTTTGTATTACCTTTCCACCATCCAGAACAGCGGAGAAGCCAGCGAACCCGAGCTGATGGACGCGGCAGCTTTCCAACAACGACTCACTGAAGCCGCCGACCACCGCTTGTTCACCTTGGACGACCCGGACAAGCTCGGCCTCGATGAAAACCTCCGCGCCCGGGTCATTCGCAGTCGGCCGGAAGCCCGCTGGCTGCTCGACCTCTGGCTGCACTTACCCGCAGACCGCCAACAAGCATTGCACACCACACCTCTGGCTCCGGCATATCTCAGACCTCCATTCACTTCCAAAGCCAAACCGGGACATCCACTACTCCGCTGA
- a CDS encoding citrate/2-methylcitrate synthase — translation MSDYAKGLEGVIANESALSDVKGLEGKLSYLGYDIDDLVDQCCFGEVCYLLLNGRLPNARELKNFQQKLRHSRDLPPQVIEFLKNAPHDASPMDVLRTGVSMLGLYDKRSKIGEPDHDALYEAAISIMARVPVIVAYYHRARMGLDLPPIRTDLSGAAHFLYLINGEEPTEAAVKTLDIAYIIHADHGMNASTFSARVTCGTLSDIYSAMTAAIGTLKGPLHGGANEGVIHMLEKIGREDKVDAFVEDCLERKKKIMGIGHRVYKVLDPRAPHLQKMAIELTEELGEPKWINMSNRIAEIMLERKGLNANVDFYSATVYYSLGIPTDLFTPIFAIARTAGWAAQILEQLRDNRLYRPLTKYVGPQETMPVPPMSER, via the coding sequence ATGAGTGACTACGCAAAAGGACTCGAAGGAGTCATCGCCAATGAATCCGCCCTCAGTGATGTGAAGGGCCTCGAGGGGAAGCTTTCCTACCTCGGATATGACATCGACGACCTGGTTGACCAGTGTTGTTTCGGTGAAGTTTGTTATCTTCTACTGAACGGACGTCTTCCGAATGCCCGTGAACTGAAGAATTTCCAACAGAAGCTCCGCCACAGCCGCGACCTGCCACCACAGGTAATCGAGTTCCTTAAAAATGCACCGCACGATGCCAGCCCGATGGATGTGTTGCGCACCGGTGTTTCCATGCTGGGTCTTTACGACAAGCGTTCCAAGATCGGCGAGCCTGATCATGACGCGCTCTACGAAGCTGCGATTTCCATCATGGCCCGTGTGCCCGTGATTGTGGCATACTACCACCGTGCCCGTATGGGGCTCGACCTGCCACCGATCCGCACTGACCTGTCCGGCGCAGCTCACTTCCTTTATCTGATCAACGGCGAAGAGCCAACGGAAGCTGCAGTGAAGACCCTCGACATTGCTTACATTATCCACGCTGACCACGGCATGAACGCCTCCACGTTCTCTGCCCGTGTGACTTGCGGAACCCTTTCCGACATCTACTCCGCCATGACGGCAGCTATCGGAACCTTGAAAGGACCTCTTCACGGTGGTGCCAACGAAGGTGTGATCCACATGCTGGAAAAAATCGGCAGAGAGGACAAGGTGGATGCTTTTGTCGAGGATTGCCTTGAGAGGAAGAAAAAGATCATGGGAATTGGACACCGCGTTTACAAGGTGCTCGACCCCCGTGCTCCGCACCTTCAGAAAATGGCAATCGAGCTTACTGAAGAGCTTGGTGAGCCAAAGTGGATCAACATGTCGAACCGGATTGCTGAGATTATGCTCGAGCGTAAGGGCCTGAACGCCAACGTCGATTTCTACTCTGCCACGGTGTATTACTCGCTTGGTATCCCGACCGATTTGTTTACGCCGATCTTTGCCATCGCACGGACCGCCGGATGGGCTGCTCAGATTTTGGAACAGCTGCGTGACAACCGTCTCTACCGTCCGCTGACCAAATACGTCGGACCTCAGGAAACCATGCCGGTTCCTCCGATGAGCGAGCGATAG
- a CDS encoding MFS transporter — MSQSATLNQSSSPVTRLSIMMFLQFFIWGAWYVAMWGFMDKNGMTANSGSGAFVDAAYTVAPIAAILAPLTLGLIADRFLNTEKVLSILFLVGAVLLYVAPGLAKGGAPESVMDQFSHPMILCLLAYMICFMPTLGLTASLSFSHLANGEKQFPVVRVMGTIGWIVGNWAMWFCRSIGLDAEQFADNSPHIFTAAAIASALLGIYCLSLPKTAPPSKGKKISIGEIVGIDAWGLLKNRSFLVFALASFLICIPLAGYYSKGAGYVGEMGVSLFGSTTGAMSTGQMSEIFFMLIMPFCFARLGVKWMLTIGMSAWVVRYGLWGFAFGQEGPLLTLPIFIGILLHGICYDFFFVTGMIYTDKKAPAAIRSQAQSLVVMLTQGLGLGIGAQLFGRWTAACTVDGKVDFTKFWYAPAVFAFGVMVLFFLLFWDKLKPDTSAEEVAKAATPDEESAM; from the coding sequence ATGAGTCAATCTGCCACGTTAAACCAATCGTCGAGTCCTGTAACCAGGCTGTCTATCATGATGTTTCTCCAGTTTTTCATCTGGGGTGCTTGGTATGTTGCGATGTGGGGATTCATGGATAAAAATGGGATGACCGCCAACAGTGGTTCGGGTGCTTTTGTGGATGCCGCCTATACGGTAGCTCCGATCGCTGCGATTCTTGCGCCACTCACTTTGGGGCTGATTGCCGACCGCTTTTTGAATACCGAGAAGGTGCTCTCGATTCTTTTTCTCGTTGGGGCTGTGCTTCTTTATGTGGCGCCCGGATTGGCCAAAGGGGGGGCTCCTGAGTCCGTTATGGACCAGTTTAGTCACCCGATGATTCTTTGCCTTTTGGCTTACATGATCTGTTTCATGCCAACTCTTGGACTCACGGCTAGTTTGTCCTTCAGTCACCTTGCCAACGGTGAAAAGCAGTTTCCCGTTGTTCGCGTGATGGGAACCATTGGCTGGATTGTCGGTAACTGGGCGATGTGGTTTTGTCGTTCGATCGGGCTCGACGCCGAACAGTTTGCTGATAATTCACCGCATATTTTCACCGCTGCGGCGATTGCGTCTGCGTTACTTGGCATTTACTGCCTGAGTTTGCCCAAAACTGCACCACCGTCGAAGGGTAAGAAAATTTCCATCGGTGAAATCGTGGGCATTGATGCATGGGGGCTGTTGAAAAATAGAAGTTTCCTTGTGTTCGCTCTTGCCAGTTTCCTTATCTGTATTCCCTTGGCTGGTTATTATTCCAAAGGGGCCGGCTATGTCGGTGAAATGGGTGTGAGTCTGTTTGGTTCCACCACGGGTGCGATGAGCACCGGTCAGATGTCGGAGATCTTCTTCATGCTGATTATGCCATTCTGTTTTGCCCGTCTTGGTGTGAAGTGGATGCTTACCATTGGCATGAGTGCCTGGGTGGTTCGTTATGGCTTGTGGGGATTTGCCTTTGGTCAGGAGGGGCCACTGCTGACGCTGCCTATCTTTATCGGTATTTTATTACACGGTATTTGTTATGATTTCTTCTTTGTTACAGGGATGATCTACACAGACAAAAAGGCTCCTGCTGCGATCCGCAGTCAGGCCCAGTCCTTGGTCGTGATGCTCACCCAAGGTTTGGGCTTGGGTATTGGCGCCCAGTTGTTTGGGCGGTGGACGGCGGCGTGCACGGTTGATGGTAAAGTTGATTTCACCAAGTTTTGGTATGCTCCGGCAGTCTTTGCGTTTGGAGTGATGGTGCTGTTTTTCCTCTTGTTCTGGGATAAATTGAAGCCGGATACCAGTGCGGAAGAAGTAGCGAAGGCCGCCACTCCCGATGAAGAAAGTGCGATGTAG
- a CDS encoding Gfo/Idh/MocA family oxidoreductase, translating into MIQPSPTNQQNLHSRRSVLKGLAALATVQIVPSHIALGGPKAPSNQLTKGIIGCGGISRSHLRMPGTLLALCDVDSHRLRDRMAEAKKMGTKDVKGYADFRDLIARKDIDIVHVATPPHWHALQAIAAAKAGKDVWCEKPMSRTIGEGQAMIAAVEEQERIFRLNTWFRFKSRYYGLSRPASEAWKVVHHKLLGDGPYTFNLGTSFVGNWKLGQWSGRTDLTEQPIPENLDYNFWLGPAPMKPYHPHRVHGSFRGYWDYDGGGLGDMGQHYLDPCQFVLGKDNESPVHIEVDTQKQDIDAVLPWRRIEMTYADGTKIILDAENKPKDPIISGPKGNIYRHFRSDVDGLNEKLKELPGPPPMITDFHQSVRERKPFALNEHNGFRSCTLINLGKIALRLGRPLHFDSKKLKFVNDPEADKYINQPMRGPWKI; encoded by the coding sequence ATGATTCAGCCAAGTCCGACCAATCAGCAGAATTTACATAGTCGTCGATCCGTGCTCAAGGGCCTTGCCGCCCTTGCCACGGTTCAAATTGTTCCCAGCCACATTGCCCTGGGTGGGCCGAAAGCTCCGAGTAATCAACTGACCAAGGGGATTATCGGTTGTGGTGGCATCTCCCGCTCCCATTTGCGGATGCCGGGCACCTTGCTCGCGCTTTGTGACGTGGATAGCCACCGTCTCCGGGACCGGATGGCGGAGGCCAAAAAGATGGGAACCAAGGACGTCAAAGGCTATGCGGATTTTCGTGACCTGATCGCACGTAAGGATATCGATATTGTGCATGTGGCGACTCCGCCTCATTGGCACGCCTTGCAAGCGATTGCCGCAGCCAAGGCCGGTAAGGATGTATGGTGTGAAAAACCGATGTCTCGCACGATTGGTGAAGGTCAGGCGATGATCGCCGCCGTAGAGGAGCAGGAGCGGATTTTCCGTCTGAATACTTGGTTCCGCTTCAAGTCACGCTACTACGGACTCAGCCGCCCGGCATCGGAAGCCTGGAAGGTGGTTCATCACAAGCTGCTTGGTGACGGTCCATATACCTTTAACCTCGGAACCTCCTTTGTGGGGAACTGGAAACTTGGTCAATGGTCAGGCCGTACGGATCTTACAGAGCAGCCGATCCCGGAAAACCTTGACTACAATTTCTGGCTTGGGCCTGCACCGATGAAGCCATACCACCCTCACCGGGTTCATGGTTCTTTCCGTGGATACTGGGACTACGATGGTGGCGGCCTCGGCGACATGGGTCAGCACTACCTCGACCCTTGTCAGTTTGTTCTGGGTAAGGATAATGAAAGTCCGGTTCATATCGAAGTGGACACCCAGAAGCAGGATATCGACGCCGTGCTTCCGTGGCGCCGGATTGAGATGACTTATGCGGATGGCACCAAGATCATTCTCGATGCAGAGAATAAACCGAAGGATCCGATTATTTCCGGACCCAAAGGAAACATCTACCGTCACTTCCGTTCCGATGTGGATGGTCTGAATGAGAAACTCAAGGAACTGCCTGGACCTCCGCCAATGATTACGGATTTCCATCAGTCGGTTCGCGAACGCAAGCCGTTTGCCCTCAACGAGCACAATGGATTCCGCTCTTGCACCTTGATCAATCTGGGCAAAATTGCCTTGCGTCTTGGTCGTCCTTTGCACTTTGATTCGAAGAAGCTGAAGTTCGTCAACGATCCGGAAGCCGACAAGTACATCAATCAGCCGATGCGTGGTCCTTGGAAAATCTAG
- a CDS encoding Gfo/Idh/MocA family protein codes for MTTKILCAGAGHMGRSHALAYHNIPEFEIVGICTRNDGSGDKLNAELGVDYPLFEDFYEALKETKPDAVSISTYPDTHAAFAIAALEAGCHVFVEKPLAETVEEAESIAAAAKANNRKLVIGYILRHHPSWQKFIEMSHELGKPLVMRMNLNQQSFGGNWETHKNLMSSISPIVDCGVHYVDVMCQMTRSKPVRVSGLGARLSDELPEGKINYGHLQVTFEDGSVGWYEAGWGPMMSETAFFVKDVVGPKGCVTIEAKEAAGEGASADVDAHTKTNTLRRHFSDLDENNQFVRKDEWTETGDEPDHDALCQREQEFFLNAIQNDVDLSDHVGDAVNSMKIVVAADKSFRTGETITL; via the coding sequence ATGACAACAAAAATTCTCTGTGCCGGTGCCGGCCACATGGGCCGATCCCACGCACTTGCTTATCACAATATCCCCGAATTCGAAATTGTAGGTATCTGTACCCGTAACGATGGTTCGGGAGATAAACTTAATGCGGAACTCGGTGTGGATTATCCATTGTTCGAGGACTTTTACGAGGCATTGAAAGAAACCAAACCCGATGCGGTTTCTATCTCAACCTACCCGGATACGCACGCTGCCTTTGCGATTGCAGCTCTTGAGGCTGGATGCCACGTGTTTGTCGAAAAACCACTCGCAGAAACCGTGGAAGAGGCTGAGAGCATTGCCGCTGCCGCTAAGGCCAACAACCGTAAACTGGTGATTGGTTACATCCTCAGGCATCATCCAAGTTGGCAGAAGTTTATCGAGATGTCCCATGAGCTTGGGAAGCCGCTGGTGATGCGCATGAACCTGAACCAGCAATCGTTCGGGGGCAACTGGGAGACGCATAAGAACCTGATGTCTTCCATCTCACCTATCGTCGATTGCGGAGTGCACTACGTCGATGTGATGTGTCAAATGACCCGCTCCAAACCCGTGCGTGTGTCTGGACTCGGAGCGCGTTTGAGTGATGAACTACCCGAAGGAAAAATCAACTACGGCCATTTGCAGGTCACCTTTGAAGACGGATCGGTCGGTTGGTATGAAGCCGGTTGGGGCCCGATGATGAGTGAGACTGCCTTTTTCGTGAAGGATGTGGTCGGACCCAAAGGCTGTGTGACCATTGAGGCCAAAGAGGCCGCTGGTGAAGGTGCCTCCGCGGATGTGGATGCCCATACCAAGACCAATACCCTGCGTCGTCACTTCTCGGACCTTGATGAGAATAATCAGTTTGTTCGCAAGGACGAGTGGACGGAAACCGGGGATGAACCCGATCACGATGCGCTGTGCCAGCGCGAGCAGGAGTTTTTCCTGAATGCGATCCAGAATGACGTTGATCTCAGTGATCATGTCGGGGACGCCGTCAACTCGATGAAGATCGTGGTGGCTGCAGACAAGTCATTCCGCACCGGTGAGACGATCACTTTGTAG
- a CDS encoding 3-keto-disaccharide hydrolase, translating to MSKRILIRLSVCWLGLAPIAGAGEELPTWKPLFNGKDLSGWVDVNTSPDTWNVKDGLLVCEGKPIGVMRSEKQYENFILHIEWRHMEPGGNSGVFVWSDGSPAKGQRLPKGVEVQMLELDWPKLHPDKQGNPRPMAYVHGEVWGTNGLVTKPDNPRGIRSQSIENRCKPRGQWNVYQVVCVDGVIKLSVNGKFVNGVSQASQKKGYLCLESEGAEIHFRNIRILELPPGVTRSDQIAPDVTVEPTSK from the coding sequence ATGAGTAAACGGATACTGATCCGGCTGAGTGTGTGTTGGCTGGGCCTTGCGCCCATTGCCGGCGCTGGTGAAGAGCTGCCTACTTGGAAACCCTTGTTCAATGGTAAGGATCTCAGCGGTTGGGTGGACGTCAATACCTCGCCTGATACTTGGAACGTAAAAGATGGGCTGTTAGTTTGCGAAGGAAAGCCTATCGGGGTGATGCGTAGTGAAAAACAGTATGAGAATTTTATTCTGCATATTGAGTGGCGGCACATGGAACCCGGTGGAAACTCGGGGGTCTTCGTCTGGAGTGATGGATCTCCGGCGAAGGGACAGCGCTTGCCCAAGGGGGTGGAAGTGCAGATGCTGGAGCTCGATTGGCCGAAGCTCCATCCGGATAAACAAGGGAATCCACGTCCGATGGCATACGTGCACGGTGAAGTGTGGGGGACCAACGGATTAGTGACCAAACCCGATAATCCAAGGGGGATTCGGAGCCAGTCGATTGAGAACCGGTGCAAGCCGAGGGGACAGTGGAATGTATATCAGGTGGTTTGCGTGGATGGGGTGATCAAGCTATCTGTGAATGGTAAATTCGTAAATGGGGTAAGTCAGGCAAGCCAGAAAAAGGGCTACCTGTGCCTTGAGTCCGAAGGTGCGGAAATTCATTTCAGGAATATCAGAATTCTCGAACTTCCTCCCGGGGTGACCCGTTCTGACCAGATCGCTCCGGATGTGACTGTGGAACCAACATCCAAATAG
- a CDS encoding LamG-like jellyroll fold domain-containing protein gives MDDRYQIIQRTAELPYGVRYEATDTLINRKAEIHRFKKPGEDAPKDWEKTFNKYSGALTTLSHMGLQIIYDRGVDEEGPYLIRQLVDEPNLTSRLKEGPLSEYEFWELAQQLLDIHTAGLPKDFFHGALDLDQICYATRPGGEKRYYISNFGLPELHNQINGSQEYFGSPCLVSLEQADGEGPSESAEIFSIGQLLYMSLSDNHPFAANRVDEMAELHKNYPLAPIHLSRQDIPKAMSDWLYRMTTIDAKDRFATYADALHHLPAPQQTAPVPVIPTTTTQQQVNTPLGQTTTVQQTVNPLTAAQAVNPQTGTQAVGFTTTTQAVTASAGASSAKQGNALKQLLQEPLIIGGAVLVIILIVVGAMVFSGDDDPATADAKEKVEENNVSGDSLDDGKVDDKDDQRSTLAKGLIAALNFDDSLLAKNDRKIKVEALKSAPKFEKGLYQKGLVLDKEHYYRLPMADVLSDDTSSGFSISFWVKNLNQQEPAFISDKPWSDGESTKVAGKDDKEMWQWTPENAAAREKARRNWSMVTMVFSQKNKKVTVYTNGEMVGASSTDAIKSLDEEKYLYIGCDSRQQFNFAAPTVIDQLYIWNRKLSSREIRTMFKEDFTY, from the coding sequence ATGGACGATCGATATCAAATCATACAGCGCACGGCCGAGTTACCTTACGGGGTTCGGTATGAAGCAACCGACACCTTGATTAACCGCAAAGCGGAAATTCATCGATTTAAAAAACCGGGTGAGGATGCACCCAAGGACTGGGAAAAAACGTTTAATAAATACTCGGGTGCCCTGACGACCCTGAGTCACATGGGCTTGCAGATCATTTATGACCGCGGCGTGGATGAAGAGGGCCCCTATTTGATTCGACAGCTTGTGGATGAGCCTAACCTTACCTCCCGGCTGAAAGAGGGGCCACTGAGTGAGTATGAATTTTGGGAACTGGCCCAGCAATTACTGGATATCCACACGGCGGGTTTACCCAAGGACTTTTTCCACGGGGCTCTGGATCTGGATCAGATTTGTTATGCCACTCGCCCAGGGGGGGAAAAACGTTACTACATTTCCAACTTCGGCTTGCCCGAGTTACACAACCAAATCAATGGAAGTCAGGAGTATTTTGGCTCACCCTGTTTAGTTTCTTTGGAGCAGGCGGATGGTGAGGGGCCAAGCGAATCCGCTGAAATTTTCTCGATTGGACAACTGCTGTACATGAGTTTGTCCGACAACCATCCTTTCGCGGCCAACCGGGTGGATGAAATGGCTGAACTCCATAAAAATTATCCGCTCGCACCCATCCATTTGAGTCGTCAGGACATTCCCAAGGCGATGTCCGACTGGCTTTACCGGATGACGACCATTGATGCGAAGGATCGTTTTGCCACCTACGCGGATGCTTTGCATCACCTTCCGGCGCCGCAACAGACGGCTCCGGTTCCGGTGATCCCTACCACGACTACCCAGCAGCAAGTGAACACCCCGCTTGGGCAGACGACCACGGTACAGCAAACGGTGAACCCATTGACCGCAGCCCAGGCGGTGAATCCACAGACCGGAACCCAGGCTGTTGGGTTTACGACCACAACCCAAGCCGTGACAGCATCAGCCGGTGCAAGTTCGGCCAAACAAGGAAATGCTCTCAAGCAACTTCTTCAGGAGCCTCTGATTATAGGGGGTGCGGTGCTGGTGATTATTCTCATCGTCGTTGGTGCCATGGTGTTCTCCGGGGATGACGATCCGGCGACGGCTGACGCCAAAGAAAAAGTAGAAGAGAACAATGTCAGTGGCGATTCCCTTGATGATGGAAAAGTCGACGACAAGGATGACCAGCGCTCGACCTTGGCGAAGGGCTTGATTGCGGCATTGAACTTTGATGACAGTTTGCTGGCAAAGAATGACCGGAAAATCAAAGTGGAGGCATTGAAGTCAGCACCAAAATTTGAAAAAGGACTCTATCAAAAAGGTTTGGTGCTCGATAAGGAACATTACTATCGCTTGCCGATGGCCGATGTTTTATCCGATGATACCTCGTCCGGTTTTAGTATTTCCTTTTGGGTGAAAAACCTCAACCAGCAGGAACCGGCATTCATTAGTGACAAGCCATGGAGCGATGGTGAGTCGACCAAGGTCGCAGGAAAGGATGATAAGGAAATGTGGCAGTGGACCCCGGAAAATGCCGCAGCCAGAGAGAAAGCTCGTCGTAACTGGAGCATGGTGACGATGGTGTTTTCCCAGAAGAACAAAAAGGTGACGGTCTATACCAATGGTGAAATGGTGGGAGCTTCCAGCACGGATGCCATCAAGTCTCTGGATGAGGAAAAGTATCTCTACATCGGTTGTGACAGCCGGCAGCAGTTTAATTTTGCGGCTCCGACGGTGATTGACCAGCTTTACATTTGGAACCGCAAGCTGAGCTCCAGAGAAATCCGGACGATGTTCAAGGAAGATTTCACCTACTGA
- a CDS encoding acyltransferase family protein has protein sequence METNRSSPPVRLRSLDALRGFDMLWIIGLDTLFRALAHTTNHPALVWWGKQMHHVSWDGLRAYDLIFPIFVFVSGVAIPYALKNKQDRGISRKKLTIQTFKRVAILILLGLLYNGLLDFKGDQTRFASVLGTIGIAYGTAALVFLFTRSFRARCLWTGGILLAVAALQLLVPVPGHGAGQFTPDGIINAWIDQQWLPGHLYGGSFDPEGWLCAFSAGFLALLGCLCGEQLRNRAVPQFKSVIQLLLGGGLLISLGALCWHLGYPPIKAAWTSSFNLLAGGIAMILLGIFHLGIDFKPRPDWSLPLQIVGMNPLTIYLICRIVPMASVSGFFFGGVGRLSSTWEPVVLALGILVVEFILLVFLYRKRIFLRI, from the coding sequence ATGGAAACCAACAGATCATCGCCTCCGGTCAGACTGCGCTCGCTTGATGCCCTCCGGGGATTTGACATGTTATGGATCATCGGTCTGGATACCTTGTTTCGAGCCTTGGCCCACACCACGAATCATCCGGCCCTCGTCTGGTGGGGGAAGCAGATGCATCATGTATCCTGGGACGGCTTGCGTGCCTACGATCTGATTTTCCCTATCTTTGTCTTCGTCTCAGGGGTGGCCATTCCCTACGCCCTCAAAAATAAACAAGATCGTGGAATCAGTAGAAAAAAACTAACAATTCAAACCTTCAAACGCGTAGCCATCCTCATTCTGTTAGGGTTACTTTACAACGGCCTACTCGATTTCAAAGGGGATCAAACCCGCTTTGCCAGCGTACTCGGAACCATCGGCATTGCCTATGGAACAGCCGCCCTCGTCTTTTTGTTCACCCGTTCATTTCGTGCACGTTGTCTATGGACAGGGGGAATTCTGCTAGCCGTTGCAGCTCTTCAGCTGCTTGTGCCCGTGCCAGGTCATGGAGCCGGTCAGTTCACACCGGACGGCATCATCAACGCCTGGATCGACCAACAATGGCTTCCTGGCCACCTGTATGGAGGAAGTTTCGATCCGGAAGGGTGGCTTTGTGCCTTCTCCGCCGGTTTTCTCGCCTTGCTTGGCTGTCTGTGCGGCGAACAGCTCCGCAATAGGGCCGTGCCTCAATTCAAAAGTGTCATTCAACTACTGCTGGGAGGAGGACTGCTGATTTCACTAGGAGCTCTTTGTTGGCACCTGGGTTATCCACCGATCAAGGCAGCTTGGACCAGCTCCTTCAATTTACTAGCCGGAGGCATTGCCATGATTCTACTGGGGATCTTCCACCTCGGCATCGATTTCAAACCACGCCCTGATTGGAGTCTTCCTCTGCAGATTGTCGGAATGAACCCGCTGACGATTTACCTGATCTGTCGCATCGTTCCGATGGCATCAGTGTCCGGGTTCTTTTTCGGCGGAGTCGGGAGGCTCTCATCAACGTGGGAGCCGGTGGTTCTGGCACTGGGCATATTGGTTGTCGAATTCATCCTGCTTGTATTTCTCTATCGGAAGCGGATTTTCCTCCGCATCTAA
- a CDS encoding LamG-like jellyroll fold domain-containing protein, which translates to MKKTTTLAALASLTQAAIGAVSSTGLELYYTFESDTVTSTTVTDQWTGDGNEDNVSRNPLSTVSGKFGSALDTSTSAGTPRSASDPSIINSTFLPGTGDYSLTFWTKQDATTGNRLWNAGGRNAGGNSGGLQIYLLGSGGIEVRAQQPDGTTSLSSSTGAAGTWDGSSWNHIALVRTGTDLSLWVNGAVAVNDTLSPSFNIAVQDGVWWREANFGTDDAVSNAAHDDAAIFRRALSNAEIGEIYNGGTGLSIADAMSVPEPSAVTLLGLGGLALILRRRK; encoded by the coding sequence ATGAAAAAAACCACAACGCTAGCCGCGCTTGCATCCTTGACGCAAGCAGCCATCGGGGCCGTCTCATCCACCGGATTAGAACTCTACTACACCTTTGAGTCCGATACCGTCACCTCCACCACCGTCACCGACCAATGGACTGGCGACGGCAACGAGGACAATGTCAGCAGGAATCCCCTCTCGACAGTAAGTGGCAAATTTGGCAGCGCTCTCGATACCTCGACCAGTGCCGGAACACCTCGCTCAGCCAGTGATCCGTCCATCATCAACAGCACCTTTCTCCCCGGAACCGGAGACTATTCACTCACCTTCTGGACCAAACAAGACGCAACCACCGGTAACCGTTTATGGAATGCCGGTGGACGGAATGCAGGAGGAAACTCGGGCGGGCTTCAAATTTATCTGCTTGGCAGCGGCGGCATTGAAGTCCGAGCCCAACAACCCGACGGAACCACCTCACTCAGTTCCAGCACCGGGGCTGCCGGGACATGGGATGGAAGCTCTTGGAACCACATTGCACTGGTTCGAACAGGCACCGATCTTTCGCTCTGGGTCAATGGGGCCGTCGCCGTCAACGACACTCTCAGCCCTTCATTCAACATCGCCGTTCAGGATGGTGTCTGGTGGAGAGAAGCCAACTTCGGCACCGATGATGCCGTATCCAACGCAGCGCATGATGACGCCGCCATCTTCCGCAGAGCTCTCAGCAATGCCGAAATCGGCGAGATCTACAACGGAGGAACCGGTCTTTCCATCGCAGACGCCATGTCGGTTCCCGAGCCAAGCGCTGTGACTCTCCTCGGGCTGGGTGGTCTCGCACTGATCCTCCGCCGTCGGAAATAA